One Deinococcus sp. LM3 genomic region harbors:
- a CDS encoding gamma carbonic anhydrase family protein, whose protein sequence is MPRYALDGHVPHIHPTAFIAASADIIGQVTVAAHASVWFGAVLRGDIEAVTVGPSCNVQDGAVLHTDAGWPCILTDHVTVGHRAIVHGAICGPGSLVGMGAVMLSGSSLGAGAVLGAGAVLPEGVHVPDGMLAVGIPARVVRPAPGGGNAARYVQNAARFRQGLILLPDDADRTAAPDAAAAPALDGESRVLSRVDGL, encoded by the coding sequence ATGCCGCGCTACGCCCTGGACGGGCACGTCCCCCACATTCACCCCACCGCGTTCATCGCGGCCAGCGCCGACATCATCGGTCAGGTCACGGTCGCGGCGCACGCCAGCGTCTGGTTCGGTGCCGTGCTGCGCGGCGACATCGAGGCCGTCACGGTCGGCCCGTCCTGCAACGTCCAGGACGGCGCGGTCCTGCACACCGACGCCGGCTGGCCCTGCATCCTGACCGATCACGTGACGGTCGGGCACCGCGCCATCGTGCACGGCGCCATCTGCGGCCCCGGCAGTCTGGTCGGCATGGGCGCGGTCATGCTCAGCGGCTCCAGTCTGGGCGCGGGCGCGGTCCTGGGGGCCGGCGCGGTGCTGCCCGAAGGGGTACACGTCCCGGACGGCATGCTGGCCGTCGGCATTCCCGCGCGGGTGGTCCGGCCCGCGCCGGGCGGCGGAAACGCGGCGCGGTACGTGCAGAACGCCGCCCGTTTCCGTCAGGGCCTGATCCTGCTGCCCGACGATGCGGACCGCACGGCCGCCCCGGACGCAGCGGCCGCCCCGGCGCTGGACGGAGAGTCCCGCGTACTCTCCCGCGTGGACGGCCTGTGA
- a CDS encoding cold shock domain-containing protein: protein MAQGRVKWFNVEKGYGFIEHPGNPDVFVHYSAIQSGGFRKLNEGDEVEFEVEAGQGSKGPQAKNVVVTNAAPAPVGGGMGGNRGGSRW from the coding sequence ATGGCTCAAGGTCGAGTGAAGTGGTTCAACGTTGAAAAAGGCTACGGATTCATCGAGCACCCGGGCAACCCTGACGTGTTCGTGCACTACAGCGCCATCCAGAGCGGCGGTTTCCGCAAGCTCAACGAGGGTGACGAGGTGGAGTTCGAGGTGGAGGCCGGCCAGGGCAGCAAGGGCCCGCAGGCCAAGAACGTGGTCGTCACCAACGCCGCGCCCGCTCCGGTGGGCGGCGGCATGGGCGGCAACCGCGGCGGCAGCCGCTGGTAA